atgggaactattcccataatattatagaaatagttcccataatggtataggaatagttcctataatgttatgtgAATGATTCCCAtgatttatgggaatgattcctataatttataggaatagttcctatatattataggaatgattcccataatattattgaaagtattcctataaattataggaaccattcctataataagaggaaccattcctataacgttatgggtatcattcctataattataggaactattcctataattatgggaaacattcctataattataggaaccattcccataacattataggaactattcctatacgattatgggaactattcccataatattatagaaatagttcccataatggtataggaatagttcctataatgttatgtgAATGATTCCCAtgatttatgggaatgattcctataatttataggaatagttcctatatattataggaatgattcccataatattattgaaagtattcctataaattataggaaccattcctataattagaggaaccattcctataacgttatgggtatcattcccataattataggaactattcctataattatgggaaacattcctataattataggaactgctcccataatttatggttgtaattcctatgatgatataggaaaaaatttcacaaaattatgggaacggtttccataattttctttccgtgtacctCATTATTCTGATACAATTTCGCCTAAGCCCACTTTCtggttaatttattaactctACTTGTATGCGTCATTATCGCAAACTACTGATCATCAAAATGATTACGCAAAtggaaaaatgtaattataaaaattcacgCGACTAAGTACGTACTAGTTGTTCCAATAGATTACATCAAAGCAGTTTTCATTAGTCTTTTATCGGTCGCCAACAATATACGACCGTTTTGAAAGTcactttattataatttctctaaatcataaaataaaataaatatgtattacaataaatatgtgTCAGTGTACCACCATAGcttatttttcattcaatatattttctttaaaataatcggACTGTCGCCTTGGACAATAAGCGATTtcgaaatatataaaaaaaaccgaaaagtTAATAATGATCAAAATAACGTCTGCAAGTTTTCATATTTTGGAACATTTTACaacgttttattaataattgtcaTGATTTTGATAACTCTATATTCTTCATATTATGAGCGCTTAGCAGTAAATAGAATAGATTCTTTACTGTCTAAACGCACTATATCAAGTATTGAAACTGTCGCAGTACTGGTGGCACTTGTTTATTTATCAGTGTACATTTTCcgtcaaaaattaatgattggTGTTTTTAATCGGTTGAAAATTGTGGACAGTAAACTACAAAAATGTGCAATCTATAGCTCAGAAAATGACATATCTCttcatataatatttatccTAAATTTACTTCTTTGCTCTTCCTTAATGGTGTATTGTGCCCAACGCTTATCATTATTagatataataattaagtgcACACCTACTGTAATCAGTACATGGTTGATAATACAGTACACAATGCTACTAAATATGATTAATAAAAGGttcaaaagtattaattatacaatCGGCAAGATCATTGAAGTTTATAAAACTGAGAATCGACCGGAAACGGTGTGTATTTCAAGAACGACACTTTTTCGCGGGTCTTTAATTcatgatataaataatgttaaataCGCGTACATTAAATTGTGTGAAAGTTGTGAAGCCCTCGGCGATTTCTTTGGCT
This window of the Microplitis mediator isolate UGA2020A chromosome 8, iyMicMedi2.1, whole genome shotgun sequence genome carries:
- the LOC130673185 gene encoding putative gustatory receptor 28b codes for the protein MYYNKYVSVYHHSLFFIQYIFFKIIGLSPWTISDFEIYKKNRKVNNDQNNVCKFSYFGTFYNVLLIIVMILITLYSSYYERLAVNRIDSLLSKRTISSIETVAVLVALVYLSVYIFRQKLMIGVFNRLKIVDSKLQKCAIYSSENDISLHIIFILNLLLCSSLMVYCAQRLSLLDIIIKCTPTVISTWLIIQYTMLLNMINKRFKSINYTIGKIIEVYKTENRPETVCISRTTLFRGSLIHDINNVKYAYIKLCESCEALGDFFGFSVLTVLIFVGAGSVFVAYFGMLPYFEKKNPGLGIIESIPMLWMNFSIFMLTTYVNKIIKQSNETPTIINLLMDRGTIDRKVEKELVKFVRDLSYLKVEFTAFDIVSLDRTLMGTIVGTVATYVIILIQFRPSAA